Proteins encoded in a region of the Pseudomonas viciae genome:
- a CDS encoding TetR/AcrR family transcriptional regulator: MESLNPTQRRIHQAAFRLFAERGTSQVNILDLAQEAGVARGTIYSNIDSMESLFEAVASHLAREMYERINKSFDSLTDPAQRLANGIRLFIRRAHEDSQWGAFIHKFAMSNSALREMFSSQASTDLRSGLSGGRYTFQQEQLLSVLTLISSSVLGSIFLVIEGHRTWRDSGSDTAELLLRALGVPPEEARALATIELPTLPPLD, translated from the coding sequence GTGGAATCCCTAAACCCAACACAGCGCCGCATTCATCAAGCCGCCTTTCGCCTGTTCGCTGAGAGAGGTACATCACAAGTGAACATCCTCGACCTCGCGCAAGAGGCAGGAGTGGCGCGCGGAACGATCTATAGCAACATCGACAGTATGGAAAGCCTGTTCGAGGCGGTCGCTAGTCATCTCGCGAGAGAGATGTATGAGCGCATCAACAAGAGCTTCGATTCACTGACCGATCCGGCTCAGCGCCTTGCCAATGGCATTCGTCTCTTCATTCGTCGAGCTCACGAAGACTCCCAGTGGGGGGCATTCATACACAAGTTCGCCATGAGCAATTCTGCATTGCGCGAAATGTTCAGCAGCCAGGCGTCCACGGATCTTCGGAGCGGGCTTTCAGGTGGGCGGTACACGTTTCAGCAAGAACAATTGCTCTCAGTACTGACGCTGATATCGAGCAGTGTTCTCGGCTCGATTTTCCTCGTAATTGAAGGTCATAGGACGTGGCGCGACTCCGGCTCTGACACCGCCGAGCTGTTGCTGCGGGCATTGGGTGTGCCGCCAGAGGAGGCGCGTGCGTTGGCGACCATAGAGCTGCCGACACTTCCGCCTCTCGACTGA
- a CDS encoding tyrosine-type recombinase/integrase, with protein MALKDTAIKQAKPATKPYTLTDGDGLSLQVPPTGSKRWHFRFYWHDKQLRISLGIYPDVSLKEARQRREAARALVANNIDPRSHRRAERQKASHAANNTFEAVADRWHEFRSKKLTKSKKGSAGQASKYLKKDMLPCLGDLPIADISRGDVLELIRRIERRGALVSARKVRTWLNQIFRFAMAEGLIDVNPAADLDIVAETPRPVRHNPFLQVNELPGLLRTVTHYECAEKTRLGIRLLLLTGVRTGELRAATPDQFDFDKGIWLVPPEGVKQLRSRVRTQGNEIPPYVIPLSTQAIAIVQRLMQLRGRGARYLLVHRYEPQEMISENTLNTAISRMGYKGRLTGHGIRATISTALNEVGFVEEWIEAQLSHADANQIRATYNHAEYVEPRRRMMQYWADLLDALEVGVPPPTPEAYMPKIRRPSTDFLSAQRVSAD; from the coding sequence ATGGCTCTGAAAGATACAGCGATCAAGCAAGCCAAGCCCGCCACCAAGCCTTATACGTTAACTGATGGGGATGGCTTATCTCTGCAAGTGCCCCCGACGGGTTCGAAGCGTTGGCATTTCCGTTTCTATTGGCATGACAAGCAATTGCGTATTTCCCTCGGCATCTATCCCGACGTGAGTCTAAAGGAGGCTCGTCAGCGGAGAGAGGCTGCACGTGCGCTGGTGGCCAACAATATCGATCCTCGATCGCATCGTCGTGCCGAGAGGCAGAAAGCCTCTCACGCCGCCAACAACACGTTTGAAGCGGTTGCTGATCGTTGGCATGAGTTCCGCAGTAAAAAACTGACGAAAAGCAAGAAGGGCAGTGCGGGGCAAGCCAGCAAATACCTGAAGAAGGACATGCTGCCGTGTTTGGGCGATCTTCCGATCGCGGATATTTCTCGTGGCGACGTGCTGGAGCTCATTCGACGAATTGAGCGCAGAGGCGCGCTGGTGTCTGCTCGAAAGGTGCGGACCTGGCTCAACCAGATCTTTCGTTTTGCTATGGCGGAAGGGCTTATTGATGTGAACCCAGCAGCAGATCTTGATATCGTTGCCGAGACGCCGCGGCCGGTCCGCCATAATCCCTTCCTCCAAGTTAATGAACTTCCAGGATTGCTCAGAACCGTCACCCACTATGAGTGTGCAGAAAAGACACGGCTTGGTATTCGTCTATTGCTTCTGACGGGCGTGCGTACAGGAGAGCTACGGGCGGCGACGCCAGACCAATTCGACTTCGATAAGGGGATCTGGCTGGTGCCGCCGGAGGGTGTGAAGCAGCTCCGGAGTCGTGTGCGAACACAGGGGAATGAGATTCCACCTTATGTGATTCCGCTATCTACTCAAGCGATTGCAATTGTGCAGCGGCTGATGCAGTTAAGGGGGCGCGGTGCACGGTATCTGCTGGTTCACCGATACGAACCGCAGGAAATGATCAGTGAAAATACACTTAACACCGCCATTAGCCGGATGGGTTACAAAGGGAGGCTCACCGGTCATGGCATCAGGGCCACCATCTCAACGGCGCTCAACGAGGTCGGTTTTGTCGAAGAATGGATTGAGGCGCAGCTTTCGCACGCTGATGCCAACCAAATTCGCGCTACGTACAACCATGCGGAATACGTCGAGCCGAGACGTAGGATGATGCAATATTGGGCGGATTTGTTAGATGCACTAGAGGTCGGCGTTCCGCCGCCTACGCCTGAAGCCTACATGCCGAAAATCAGGCGACCTTCAACGGATTTTCTGAGCGCGCAGCGGGTATCTGCTGATTAG